From the Heliangelus exortis chromosome 14, bHelExo1.hap1, whole genome shotgun sequence genome, one window contains:
- the SHROOM4 gene encoding protein Shroom4 isoform X1: MERADGRPCAPQYVHVQLQGGAPWGFTLRGGLEHGEPLIVSKVEDGGKAALSRRLQPGDELVNISGTPLYGSRQEALILIKGSYRTLKMIVRRWPLLSLPACLPAACLGKETEAGPGPAVPVPPDPHPLPGCILTGLQLWIKPRAGVVQGSAHGAGLPQCCAGAQHHPWRSVPVLRPHSWHVAKLTENRPDAPSMHCPADAFSLSWPSGCDASELSLQWNPLSRHCSTDRSSSIGSMESLDQPGQAYYEGDPSPIDQGIYHRKRDSAYSSFSASSIASDCALSLRPEEAASIDPGLQGPSKPPDGRYLTTGAEPPFSRHPEVWRASMPPQPPVRRDSLRAARGGDRRRALVSTDMLHAKGRWISDTFLCQRDGEVEAAGRRTPASYPTKDCLSADQYYMLSSQQDRCPTKPLLGESLKPGDRLYPDGSVHRVPDAAVVGDNPLLSPLKGHTLHRHSAPEQLLASQLRSLQVGTDSEQATPAPDGPCWTLSPLHPEDSRPESAGATQEAPLCPEPCRRLPPCHCCPEPQLASGQDGQSASLTHGTEGLAEEESRVGVRRAGGPPHRSAQMRRRSDRFATSLRNEIQRRKAQLQKSRGPGAPPPGEEPVEEADEPPEVSVPVEGPCAPTERLSPALSEDSRSPGHLGDRGIPTPDPLPVPKGPSSPERAVPTGRGCWRWSPEHKMQRQCSPSPGELQGYSQGPAAPSSPSQGSEEAVLLPFADRRRFFEESSRPAPPQHSKPPAGDPGAFQPPGPQRRDARHLSVDQPYGTPSPGRPGSASPYTECCREQPPCYKPLGRPGEMEYRRGFSYPYRGPLHSESCHYCGGDVCLPLLPRGHACHCHPQPWARCPDCCCLAPRPGREESDAWGPRRAFAPEFPPDEWEPPAITRKASQSISELSHYQMGFSRLGPFRPCFESAKTEWPPCYRATSTHDLSWDGDRLARSPESPLEPLHRPLRGRAFSESHLNLEPASPQARDQKDLLCAKLDPPGIPKKKGPPPPRPPPPNWEKYRQRQMSQRLSEGPGHGSAFTAAPVPSRSIIDVVLERSRSLTREQGGRSRGHAAWTPTLPDAWPRPEPPASLCRMPELDAGSAEISRAAVAGEEQLKAQHSWEMEEQSQRLVQNQKRGWAGLRRVSEHSLPLCGVRVPSPTTLESPKPSSGAVEDASCAAPRPQPRRVDSEELLWDMAGRDRSLATILDPSAPLSTTSAVMGELPVAGERQAWQEHFQHDWRLEVLAQDRQGFEPISPPPSSTASSTSFPVYCGAAGGKAELFSKVKELPEVVEGSSEDDEEEMDSELLEKKLQLIESLSRKLAVLREAQRGLQEDINANGVLGEDVAARLQALCTPGEFDKYRLFVGDLDKVVNLLLSLSGRLARVEAALNSLGPHAPAEDKVALREKQRLLVAQLEDAKELKEHVGRREEAVGAMVARYLPAEHLQDYQHFVKMKSALIAEQRELEEKIKLGQEQLRCLRESLGQAPKGC, translated from the exons ATGGAGCGGGCCGACGGCCGGCCCTGCGCCCCCCAGTACGTGCATGTGCAGCTGCAGGGGGGCGCACCCTGGGGCTTCACGCTGCGCGGAGGGCTGGAGCACGGCGAGCCCCTCATCGTCTCCAAG GTGGAGGACGGGGGCAAGGCTGCACTGTCTCGCCGGCTGCAGCCGGGTGATGAGCTGGTGAACATCAGCGGGACACCGCTGTATGGGTCCCGCCAGGAGGCCCTTATCCTCATCAAGGGCTCCTACCGCACCCTGAAGATGATCGTCCGCAG GTGGCCgctcctctcccttcctgcctgcctgcctgctgcctgcctgggaaaGGAAACAGAGGCAGGGCCAGGCCCTGCAGTCCCCGTCCCCCCCGACCCACATCCACTCCCTGGCTGCATCCTGACTGGGCTCCAGCTCTGGATAAaacccagggctggggtggtGCAGGGCTCTGCCCATGGGGCAGGGCTGCCACAGTGCTGTGCCGGGGCTCAACATCATCCATG GAGGAGTGTGCCCGTCCTCCGGCCCCATTCCTGGCACGTGGCCAAGCTCACCGAAAACCGGCCTGACGCCCCCTCTATGCACTGCCCCGCCGAtgccttcagcctctcctggccCTCGGGATGTGATGCCAG TGAGCTGTCCCTGCAGTGGAACCCGCTGTCCCGGCACTGCAGCACTGACCGGAGCAGCTCCATCGGGAGCATGGAGAGCCTGGACCAGCCTGGCCAGGCCTACTATGAAGGGGACCCCTCACCCATTGACCAGGGCATATATCACAGAAAGCGAGACTCGGCCTACAGCTCCTTCTCCGCCAGCTCCATCGCCTCTGACTGCGCCCTCTCCCTCCGCCCTGAGGAGGCTGCCTCTATTGACCCTGGTCTCCAAGGGCCCAGCAAGCCCCCAGACGGGCGCTACCTGACCACAGGGGCTGAGCCACCCTTCAGCCGGCATCCTGAGGTCTGGAGGGCTTCCAtgcctccccagccccctgtcAGGAGGGACAGCCTGCGGGCAGCTAGGGGAGGGGACAGGCGCCGGGCATTGGTTTCCACGGACATGTTGCATGCCAAGGGCCGGTGGATCTCTGACACCTTCCTCTGCCAGCGAGATGGGGAGGtagaggcagcaggcaggagaacGCCGGCATCATACCCCACCAAGGACTGTCTCTCTGCCGATCAATATTACATGCTGAGCTCCCAACAGGACCGGTGCCCAACCAAGCCACTCCTGGGGGAGAGCTTGAAGCCTGGTGACCGGCTGTACCCAGATGGCAGTGTGCACCGAGTGCCTGATGCTGCGGTGGTGGGTGACAACCCGCTGCTTTCACCCCTCAAGGGCCACACGCTGCATCGGCACAGTGctcctgagcagctgctggccTCCCAGCTCCGCTCCCTCCAGGTGGGCACTGACAGTGAGCAAGCCACTCCAGCCCCTGATGGGCCTTGTTGGACCCTTTCCCCTTTGCACCCTGAGGACAGCCGACCAGAGTCTGCAGGGGCCACCCAGGAGGCTCCGCTCTGCCCAGAGCCGTGCCGCCGCCTGCCGCCCTGCCACTGCTGCCCGGAGCCCCAGCTGGCCAGTGGGCAGGACGGGCAGAGTGCCAGCCTGACGCATGGCACAGAGGGGCTAGCAGAGGAGGAGAGCCGGGTGGGGGTCCGGAGAGCTGGGGGTCCTCCTCACCGTTCAGCTCAGATGCGCCGCCGCAGTGACCGCTTTGCCACAAGCCTGCGCAACGAGATCCAGCGGCGCAAGGCTCAGCTGCAGAAGAGCCGGGGGCCGGGTGCCCCGCCGCCGGGTGAGGAGCCGGTGGAGGAGGCAGATGAGCCCCCTGAGGTCAGTGTGCCAGTGGAGGGACCCTGTGCCCCAACTGAGCGCCTCAGCCCTGCGCTGAGTGAGGACAGCAGGAGCCCTGGCCACTTGGGGGACCGGGGCATCCCCACCCCTGACCCGCTGCCTGTCCCCAAAGGGCCCTCATCCCCTGAGAGGGCGGTGCCAACTGGCCGGGGCTGCTGGCGCTGGTCCCCAGAGCACAAGATGCAGCGGCAGTGCTCGCCCAGCCCTGGTGAGCTGCAGGGCTACAGCCAGGggccagcagcccccagctccccgTCACAGGGCAGCGAGGAGGCCGTCCTCCTGCCCTTCGCTGACCGCCGCCGCTTTTTTGAGGAGAGCAGCCGGCCAGCAccaccccagcacagcaagCCTCCGGCAGGTGATCCTGGtgccttccagccccctggTCCCCAGCGCCGGGATGCCCGCCACCTCTCCGTGGACCAGCCCTATGGCACTCCCTCACCTGGCCgccctggctctgccagcccctACACAGAATGCTGCCGGGAGCAGCCCCCCTGCTACAAGCCACTGGGAAGGCCGGGGGAGATGGAGTACCGGCGGGGCTTCTCCTACCCCTACAGGGGTCCCCTGCACTCTGAATCCTGCCACTACTGTGGAGGGGATGTGTGCCTCCCGCTGCTTCCCCGTGGCCATGCCTGCCATtgccacccccagccctgggcacgCTGCCCcgactgctgctgcctggccccCCGCCCTGGCCGGGAGGAGAGCGACGCCTGGGGCCCCCGGAGAGCTTTTGCCCCG GAATTTCCTCCAGATGAGTGGGAACCTCCAGCAATAACCAGGAAAGCCAGCCAGTCTATCAG cGAGCTCTCCCACTACCAAATGGGCTTCTCAAGGCTTGGCCCCTTCCGCCCCTGCTTTGAGAGTGCCAAGACAGAGTGGCCTCCCTGCTACCGGGCCACATCCACACATGACCTCTCGTGGGATGGCGACCGCCTGGCCCGCTCTCCAGAGAGTCCCCTGGAACCCCTGCACCGCCCGCTGCGGGGCAGAGCCTTCTCTGAGAGCCACCTGAACCTAGAGCCTGCCAGCCCTCAGGCCCGTGACCAGAAGGACCTTCTCTGTGCCAAGCTAGACCCTCCTGGCATCCCAAAAAAGAAGGGCCCTCCACCCCCCCGCCCACCTCCCCCAAACTGGGAGAAGTACAGGCAGCGCCAGATGTCCCAGCGCCTGTCAGAAGGTCCTGGCCACGGCTCTGCCTTCACTGCCGCACCGGTGCCAAGCCGCAGCATCATTGACGTTGTGCTTGAGCGGTCTCGGAGCCTCACCAGGGAGCAGGGGGGCCGGTCCAGGGGTCATGCCGCTTGGACTCCCACCCTGCCGGATGCCTGGCCCCGACCTGAGCCTCCTGCATCGCTCTGCAGGATGCCTGAGCTCGATGCTGGCAGTGCCGAGATTTCCAG GGCAGCAgtggctggggaggagcagctgaaggcacAGCACTCCTGGGAGATGGAGGAGCAGTCCCAAAGGCTTGTCCAGAACCAGAAGCGAGGCTGGGCTGGCCTGCGCAGGGTGAGTGAACACTCCCTTCCCCTGTGTGGTGTCCGTGTCCCCAGTCCCACCACCCTGGAGTCACCCAAGCCCAGCTCTGGAGCAGTGGAGGATGCGAGCTGCGCAGCACCCCGGCCCCAGCCTCGCCGTGTGGACTcggaggagctgctgtgggatATGGCAGGCAGGGACCGCTCTCTGGCCACCATCCTGGACCCCTCAGCCCCCCTCAGTACCACTAGTGCAGTGATGGGCGAGCTGCCGGTGGCAGGGGAGAGGCAGGCCTGGCAGGAGCATTTCCAGCACGACTGGCGCCTGGAGGTCCTGGCACAGGACAG GCAGGGCTTTGAGCCCATCTCGCCACccccctccagcactgccagctccaccTCCTTCCCGGTGTATTGTGGTGCAGCAGGAGGCAAAGCTGAGCTGTTCAGCAAGGTGAAGGAGCTGCCAGAGGTGGTGGAGGGGAGCTCggaggatgatgaggaggagatggacagtgagctgctggaaaagaaG ctgcagctgatCGAGAGCCTGAGCCGCAAGCTGGCTGTTCTGCGGGAGGCACAgcgggggctgcaggaggacatCAATGCCAACGGGGTGCTGGGTGAGGACGTGGCTGCCCGCTTGCAAGCCCTCTGCACACCAGGGGAATTTGACAAATACCGCCTCTTCGTGGGTGACCTGGACAAGGTGGTCaacctcctgctctccctctctGGACGCCTGGCCCGGGTGGAGGCTGCCCTGAACAGCCTGGGGCCACACGCCCCTGCCGAGGACAAG GTGGCCCTGCGGGAGAAGCAGCGACtgctggtggcacagctggAGGACGCCAAGGAGCTGAAGGAGCACGTGGGACGGCGCGAAGAGGCGGTGGGTGCCATGGTGGCACGGTACCTACCTGCCGAGCACCTCCAGGACTACCAGCACTTTGTCAAGATGAAATCGGCCCTCATTGCTGAGCAgcgggagctggaggagaagatCAAACTGGGCCAGGAGCAGCTCCGCTGCTTGCGTGAGAGCCTTGGCCAGGCCCCCAAGGGCTGCtag
- the SHROOM4 gene encoding protein Shroom4 isoform X2 — MERADGRPCAPQYVHVQLQGGAPWGFTLRGGLEHGEPLIVSKVEDGGKAALSRRLQPGDELVNISGTPLYGSRQEALILIKGSYRTLKMIVRRWPLLSLPACLPAACLGKETEAGPGPAVPVPPDPHPLPGCILTGLQLWIKPRAGVVQGSAHGAGLPQCCAGAQHHPWRSVPVLRPHSWHVAKLTENRPDAPSMHCPADAFSLSWPSGCDASELSLQWNPLSRHCSTDRSSSIGSMESLDQPGQAYYEGDPSPIDQGIYHRKRDSAYSSFSASSIASDCALSLRPEEAASIDPGLQGPSKPPDGRYLTTGAEPPFSRHPEVWRASMPPQPPVRRDSLRAARGGDRRRALVSTDMLHAKGRWISDTFLCQRDGEVEAAGRRTPASYPTKDCLSADQYYMLSSQQDRCPTKPLLGESLKPGDRLYPDGSVHRVPDAAVVGDNPLLSPLKGHTLHRHSAPEQLLASQLRSLQVGTDSEQATPAPDGPCWTLSPLHPEDSRPESAGATQEAPLCPEPCRRLPPCHCCPEPQLASGQDGQSASLTHGTEGLAEEESRVGVRRAGGPPHRSAQMRRRSDRFATSLRNEIQRRKAQLQKSRGPGAPPPGEEPVEEADEPPEVSVPVEGPCAPTERLSPALSEDSRSPGHLGDRGIPTPDPLPVPKGPSSPERAVPTGRGCWRWSPEHKMQRQCSPSPGELQGYSQGPAAPSSPSQGSEEAVLLPFADRRRFFEESSRPAPPQHSKPPAGDPGAFQPPGPQRRDARHLSVDQPYGTPSPGRPGSASPYTECCREQPPCYKPLGRPGEMEYRRGFSYPYRGPLHSESCHYCGGDVCLPLLPRGHACHCHPQPWARCPDCCCLAPRPGREESDAWGPRRAFAPEFPPDEWEPPAITRKASQSISELSHYQMGFSRLGPFRPCFESAKTEWPPCYRATSTHDLSWDGDRLARSPESPLEPLHRPLRGRAFSESHLNLEPASPQARDQKDLLCAKLDPPGIPKKKGPPPPRPPPPNWEKYRQRQMSQRLSEGPGHGSAFTAAPVPSRSIIDVVLERSRSLTREQGGRSRGHAAWTPTLPDAWPRPEPPASLCRMPELDAGSAEISRAAVAGEEQLKAQHSWEMEEQSQRLVQNQKRGWAGLRRVSEHSLPLCGVRVPSPTTLESPKPSSGAVEDASCAAPRPQPRRVDSEELLWDMAGRDRSLATILDPSAPLSTTSAVMGELPVAGERQAWQEHFQHDWRLEVLAQDSTASSTSFPVYCGAAGGKAELFSKVKELPEVVEGSSEDDEEEMDSELLEKKLQLIESLSRKLAVLREAQRGLQEDINANGVLGEDVAARLQALCTPGEFDKYRLFVGDLDKVVNLLLSLSGRLARVEAALNSLGPHAPAEDKVALREKQRLLVAQLEDAKELKEHVGRREEAVGAMVARYLPAEHLQDYQHFVKMKSALIAEQRELEEKIKLGQEQLRCLRESLGQAPKGC, encoded by the exons ATGGAGCGGGCCGACGGCCGGCCCTGCGCCCCCCAGTACGTGCATGTGCAGCTGCAGGGGGGCGCACCCTGGGGCTTCACGCTGCGCGGAGGGCTGGAGCACGGCGAGCCCCTCATCGTCTCCAAG GTGGAGGACGGGGGCAAGGCTGCACTGTCTCGCCGGCTGCAGCCGGGTGATGAGCTGGTGAACATCAGCGGGACACCGCTGTATGGGTCCCGCCAGGAGGCCCTTATCCTCATCAAGGGCTCCTACCGCACCCTGAAGATGATCGTCCGCAG GTGGCCgctcctctcccttcctgcctgcctgcctgctgcctgcctgggaaaGGAAACAGAGGCAGGGCCAGGCCCTGCAGTCCCCGTCCCCCCCGACCCACATCCACTCCCTGGCTGCATCCTGACTGGGCTCCAGCTCTGGATAAaacccagggctggggtggtGCAGGGCTCTGCCCATGGGGCAGGGCTGCCACAGTGCTGTGCCGGGGCTCAACATCATCCATG GAGGAGTGTGCCCGTCCTCCGGCCCCATTCCTGGCACGTGGCCAAGCTCACCGAAAACCGGCCTGACGCCCCCTCTATGCACTGCCCCGCCGAtgccttcagcctctcctggccCTCGGGATGTGATGCCAG TGAGCTGTCCCTGCAGTGGAACCCGCTGTCCCGGCACTGCAGCACTGACCGGAGCAGCTCCATCGGGAGCATGGAGAGCCTGGACCAGCCTGGCCAGGCCTACTATGAAGGGGACCCCTCACCCATTGACCAGGGCATATATCACAGAAAGCGAGACTCGGCCTACAGCTCCTTCTCCGCCAGCTCCATCGCCTCTGACTGCGCCCTCTCCCTCCGCCCTGAGGAGGCTGCCTCTATTGACCCTGGTCTCCAAGGGCCCAGCAAGCCCCCAGACGGGCGCTACCTGACCACAGGGGCTGAGCCACCCTTCAGCCGGCATCCTGAGGTCTGGAGGGCTTCCAtgcctccccagccccctgtcAGGAGGGACAGCCTGCGGGCAGCTAGGGGAGGGGACAGGCGCCGGGCATTGGTTTCCACGGACATGTTGCATGCCAAGGGCCGGTGGATCTCTGACACCTTCCTCTGCCAGCGAGATGGGGAGGtagaggcagcaggcaggagaacGCCGGCATCATACCCCACCAAGGACTGTCTCTCTGCCGATCAATATTACATGCTGAGCTCCCAACAGGACCGGTGCCCAACCAAGCCACTCCTGGGGGAGAGCTTGAAGCCTGGTGACCGGCTGTACCCAGATGGCAGTGTGCACCGAGTGCCTGATGCTGCGGTGGTGGGTGACAACCCGCTGCTTTCACCCCTCAAGGGCCACACGCTGCATCGGCACAGTGctcctgagcagctgctggccTCCCAGCTCCGCTCCCTCCAGGTGGGCACTGACAGTGAGCAAGCCACTCCAGCCCCTGATGGGCCTTGTTGGACCCTTTCCCCTTTGCACCCTGAGGACAGCCGACCAGAGTCTGCAGGGGCCACCCAGGAGGCTCCGCTCTGCCCAGAGCCGTGCCGCCGCCTGCCGCCCTGCCACTGCTGCCCGGAGCCCCAGCTGGCCAGTGGGCAGGACGGGCAGAGTGCCAGCCTGACGCATGGCACAGAGGGGCTAGCAGAGGAGGAGAGCCGGGTGGGGGTCCGGAGAGCTGGGGGTCCTCCTCACCGTTCAGCTCAGATGCGCCGCCGCAGTGACCGCTTTGCCACAAGCCTGCGCAACGAGATCCAGCGGCGCAAGGCTCAGCTGCAGAAGAGCCGGGGGCCGGGTGCCCCGCCGCCGGGTGAGGAGCCGGTGGAGGAGGCAGATGAGCCCCCTGAGGTCAGTGTGCCAGTGGAGGGACCCTGTGCCCCAACTGAGCGCCTCAGCCCTGCGCTGAGTGAGGACAGCAGGAGCCCTGGCCACTTGGGGGACCGGGGCATCCCCACCCCTGACCCGCTGCCTGTCCCCAAAGGGCCCTCATCCCCTGAGAGGGCGGTGCCAACTGGCCGGGGCTGCTGGCGCTGGTCCCCAGAGCACAAGATGCAGCGGCAGTGCTCGCCCAGCCCTGGTGAGCTGCAGGGCTACAGCCAGGggccagcagcccccagctccccgTCACAGGGCAGCGAGGAGGCCGTCCTCCTGCCCTTCGCTGACCGCCGCCGCTTTTTTGAGGAGAGCAGCCGGCCAGCAccaccccagcacagcaagCCTCCGGCAGGTGATCCTGGtgccttccagccccctggTCCCCAGCGCCGGGATGCCCGCCACCTCTCCGTGGACCAGCCCTATGGCACTCCCTCACCTGGCCgccctggctctgccagcccctACACAGAATGCTGCCGGGAGCAGCCCCCCTGCTACAAGCCACTGGGAAGGCCGGGGGAGATGGAGTACCGGCGGGGCTTCTCCTACCCCTACAGGGGTCCCCTGCACTCTGAATCCTGCCACTACTGTGGAGGGGATGTGTGCCTCCCGCTGCTTCCCCGTGGCCATGCCTGCCATtgccacccccagccctgggcacgCTGCCCcgactgctgctgcctggccccCCGCCCTGGCCGGGAGGAGAGCGACGCCTGGGGCCCCCGGAGAGCTTTTGCCCCG GAATTTCCTCCAGATGAGTGGGAACCTCCAGCAATAACCAGGAAAGCCAGCCAGTCTATCAG cGAGCTCTCCCACTACCAAATGGGCTTCTCAAGGCTTGGCCCCTTCCGCCCCTGCTTTGAGAGTGCCAAGACAGAGTGGCCTCCCTGCTACCGGGCCACATCCACACATGACCTCTCGTGGGATGGCGACCGCCTGGCCCGCTCTCCAGAGAGTCCCCTGGAACCCCTGCACCGCCCGCTGCGGGGCAGAGCCTTCTCTGAGAGCCACCTGAACCTAGAGCCTGCCAGCCCTCAGGCCCGTGACCAGAAGGACCTTCTCTGTGCCAAGCTAGACCCTCCTGGCATCCCAAAAAAGAAGGGCCCTCCACCCCCCCGCCCACCTCCCCCAAACTGGGAGAAGTACAGGCAGCGCCAGATGTCCCAGCGCCTGTCAGAAGGTCCTGGCCACGGCTCTGCCTTCACTGCCGCACCGGTGCCAAGCCGCAGCATCATTGACGTTGTGCTTGAGCGGTCTCGGAGCCTCACCAGGGAGCAGGGGGGCCGGTCCAGGGGTCATGCCGCTTGGACTCCCACCCTGCCGGATGCCTGGCCCCGACCTGAGCCTCCTGCATCGCTCTGCAGGATGCCTGAGCTCGATGCTGGCAGTGCCGAGATTTCCAG GGCAGCAgtggctggggaggagcagctgaaggcacAGCACTCCTGGGAGATGGAGGAGCAGTCCCAAAGGCTTGTCCAGAACCAGAAGCGAGGCTGGGCTGGCCTGCGCAGGGTGAGTGAACACTCCCTTCCCCTGTGTGGTGTCCGTGTCCCCAGTCCCACCACCCTGGAGTCACCCAAGCCCAGCTCTGGAGCAGTGGAGGATGCGAGCTGCGCAGCACCCCGGCCCCAGCCTCGCCGTGTGGACTcggaggagctgctgtgggatATGGCAGGCAGGGACCGCTCTCTGGCCACCATCCTGGACCCCTCAGCCCCCCTCAGTACCACTAGTGCAGTGATGGGCGAGCTGCCGGTGGCAGGGGAGAGGCAGGCCTGGCAGGAGCATTTCCAGCACGACTGGCGCCTGGAGGTCCTGGCACAGGACAG cactgccagctccaccTCCTTCCCGGTGTATTGTGGTGCAGCAGGAGGCAAAGCTGAGCTGTTCAGCAAGGTGAAGGAGCTGCCAGAGGTGGTGGAGGGGAGCTCggaggatgatgaggaggagatggacagtgagctgctggaaaagaaG ctgcagctgatCGAGAGCCTGAGCCGCAAGCTGGCTGTTCTGCGGGAGGCACAgcgggggctgcaggaggacatCAATGCCAACGGGGTGCTGGGTGAGGACGTGGCTGCCCGCTTGCAAGCCCTCTGCACACCAGGGGAATTTGACAAATACCGCCTCTTCGTGGGTGACCTGGACAAGGTGGTCaacctcctgctctccctctctGGACGCCTGGCCCGGGTGGAGGCTGCCCTGAACAGCCTGGGGCCACACGCCCCTGCCGAGGACAAG GTGGCCCTGCGGGAGAAGCAGCGACtgctggtggcacagctggAGGACGCCAAGGAGCTGAAGGAGCACGTGGGACGGCGCGAAGAGGCGGTGGGTGCCATGGTGGCACGGTACCTACCTGCCGAGCACCTCCAGGACTACCAGCACTTTGTCAAGATGAAATCGGCCCTCATTGCTGAGCAgcgggagctggaggagaagatCAAACTGGGCCAGGAGCAGCTCCGCTGCTTGCGTGAGAGCCTTGGCCAGGCCCCCAAGGGCTGCtag